One region of Chryseobacterium sp. SORGH_AS_0447 genomic DNA includes:
- a CDS encoding LytTR family DNA-binding domain-containing protein, translating to MIKCIIIDDEPLAITLLENHISKIEELEVVATGKNAMEAYRILQNPQVDLMFLDIQMPDLNGIEFLKSLDKKPATIFTTAYRDYAIDGFELEAVDYLLKPITFERFFRSIQRMMKKEPAIQQPDFMIFKSEGFSHKIFLKDILYFESFGNDLKVYLRDRCLTVSKMTVSGVASDLVDKGFVRIHRSFLVNSSHVTSLNSQEILVGNISVPVGRSYKEDFEAFARTFLGK from the coding sequence ATGATTAAATGTATTATTATCGACGATGAACCGTTAGCCATCACGCTGCTGGAAAATCATATCTCTAAAATTGAAGAGCTGGAAGTGGTAGCAACCGGTAAAAATGCAATGGAGGCATACCGGATTTTACAGAATCCGCAGGTCGATCTGATGTTTCTTGATATTCAGATGCCGGATCTGAACGGGATTGAATTTCTAAAATCTCTCGATAAAAAACCGGCTACGATCTTCACAACAGCTTACCGCGATTATGCGATCGACGGTTTTGAGCTGGAAGCCGTAGATTATCTGCTGAAACCGATTACCTTCGAACGGTTTTTCAGATCCATACAGCGTATGATGAAAAAAGAGCCTGCCATTCAGCAGCCTGATTTTATGATTTTTAAATCGGAAGGATTCAGTCATAAAATTTTTTTGAAAGACATTCTGTACTTCGAAAGTTTTGGGAATGACCTTAAAGTTTATCTCCGGGATCGGTGCCTTACTGTTTCCAAAATGACGGTTTCCGGCGTGGCATCCGACCTTGTTGACAAAGGTTTTGTCAGAATTCATCGGTCGTTTCTGGTTAATTCATCACATGTTACTTCACTCAACAGCCAGGAAATTCTGGTCGGGAATATTTCTGTTCCTGTAGGCCGGAGTTA
- a CDS encoding DEAD/DEAH box helicase — protein sequence MSAFGLLSEPIRKYIRDQRWESLRKIQEAAIPSILGTDLNYVIISRTASGKTEAAFLPILSKVNFREEGVKVLYISPLIALINDQFLRVEKLCEHLDVKVTKWHGEASKAQKDHLVKNPQGVVLITPESLEAMFVNKPYHVRHLFASLDYVVIDEIHSFLGSDRGVQLKSLLSRLQEVNRSRFSIVGLSATVSDANLYAELKEFLGNAGNTKIIRDNTPKPINAIFRYFHDDKEELPLNLLKDLYIRTRDSKVLVFPNARGRVEEVAVKLKKISERVGGHQNYFSHHSSVDKEVREYVEFFAKNASLQNFCISCTSTLELGIDIGNVDEVVQIDATNSIASLIQRVGRSGRREGKASNLYLYSTDRWSLLQSLACWLLYSEQYIEPIEVIGKPYDVLLHQILSMVKGSSGLYLQELLGKIAGNPTFSHISEEETKQIIDHLQEIDFLEKLGHEYILGVEGEKVVNSKDFYSVFHTPVFLKVSSQGVKIGELPLSPQIREDENIYLSAKIWKIKYVDFETRKIEVVPAKDGKKPLFLGDAADTAHRIREKMIEILYSHAEYDFLDEEGRLILKEMRKEFSVFAVKDRASERPLLSGNGNLEFYSFAGSKINKTICFLLDYAEVNYRHHDNSSVFICGHTETQPFEKLIALHLTEDQINEKLHEDLKRNPALINLSKWGSYLSLKFQVEILKTKSYDFEGCFKFLEKMQFVQNINEAAEI from the coding sequence ATGAGCGCATTCGGTTTACTGTCAGAGCCCATCCGGAAATACATCCGGGACCAGCGGTGGGAAAGCCTGAGAAAAATCCAGGAAGCCGCCATCCCAAGTATTCTGGGTACGGATCTCAACTATGTTATCATCTCACGAACTGCTTCAGGTAAAACGGAAGCCGCCTTTCTTCCCATTCTTTCAAAAGTTAATTTCCGGGAAGAAGGCGTTAAGGTCCTGTATATTTCTCCGCTGATTGCGCTGATCAATGACCAGTTTCTGCGGGTGGAAAAGCTTTGTGAGCACCTGGATGTAAAAGTAACGAAATGGCATGGCGAAGCATCAAAAGCCCAAAAAGACCACCTGGTAAAAAATCCCCAGGGCGTAGTCCTGATTACGCCGGAATCTCTGGAAGCCATGTTCGTCAATAAGCCTTATCATGTCCGCCACCTTTTTGCTTCTCTGGATTATGTGGTGATCGACGAAATTCATTCGTTTCTCGGTTCAGATCGCGGGGTACAGCTTAAATCACTGTTAAGCCGCCTTCAGGAAGTCAACCGCAGCCGGTTCAGCATCGTGGGACTTTCGGCTACCGTAAGTGATGCCAACTTATATGCTGAACTAAAGGAGTTTTTGGGAAACGCAGGAAATACAAAGATTATCCGTGATAATACCCCAAAACCGATCAATGCCATTTTCAGGTATTTTCATGATGATAAGGAAGAGCTGCCGCTCAATCTGCTGAAAGATCTTTATATCCGGACCAGGGATTCCAAAGTACTGGTATTTCCCAATGCAAGAGGTAGGGTAGAAGAGGTTGCGGTAAAGCTCAAAAAGATTTCGGAAAGAGTGGGCGGCCATCAGAACTACTTTTCCCATCATTCGTCCGTAGATAAAGAAGTGAGAGAATATGTGGAGTTTTTTGCGAAGAATGCCAGCCTGCAGAATTTCTGTATTTCGTGCACCTCAACCCTCGAACTGGGAATTGATATAGGAAATGTGGATGAGGTGGTACAGATTGACGCCACCAACAGCATTGCTTCCCTGATCCAGCGGGTAGGAAGAAGCGGCAGGAGGGAAGGAAAAGCCAGCAATCTGTACCTGTATTCAACCGACCGGTGGAGCCTTCTGCAGTCGCTTGCCTGCTGGCTGCTCTATTCGGAGCAATACATCGAGCCTATTGAGGTAATCGGAAAGCCTTACGATGTGCTGCTTCATCAAATTCTGTCGATGGTGAAAGGAAGTTCAGGATTATATCTTCAGGAGCTTCTCGGTAAAATAGCAGGAAATCCTACGTTTAGCCATATAAGCGAAGAAGAGACCAAACAGATCATCGATCATCTTCAGGAAATTGATTTTCTTGAAAAACTGGGTCATGAATATATTCTCGGGGTGGAAGGAGAAAAAGTGGTGAACAGTAAAGATTTTTACAGCGTGTTTCATACGCCTGTTTTCCTTAAAGTTTCCAGCCAGGGAGTGAAAATAGGAGAGCTTCCTTTAAGTCCGCAGATCAGAGAAGATGAGAATATTTATCTTTCTGCAAAAATCTGGAAGATCAAATATGTCGATTTTGAAACCCGGAAGATTGAAGTGGTTCCGGCCAAAGACGGAAAAAAGCCCTTGTTTCTTGGTGATGCCGCAGATACCGCCCACCGCATACGTGAAAAAATGATTGAAATTCTGTATTCCCATGCAGAATACGATTTTCTGGATGAAGAAGGAAGGCTGATCCTTAAAGAAATGCGTAAGGAATTTTCAGTATTTGCCGTTAAAGACCGGGCGTCCGAAAGGCCTTTGCTTTCAGGTAATGGGAATTTGGAATTTTACTCTTTTGCCGGGAGCAAAATTAACAAAACGATCTGCTTCCTGCTCGATTATGCCGAAGTGAATTATAGGCATCACGATAATTCCTCAGTATTTATCTGTGGACATACTGAAACGCAACCATTTGAAAAGCTGATAGCCCTTCATCTTACGGAGGACCAGATCAATGAGAAATTACACGAGGATCTGAAAAGAAATCCTGCTTTGATCAACCTGTCGAAGTGGGGAAGCTACCTGTCTCTGAAATTTCAGGTCGAAATCCTAAAGACCAAATCCTACGATTTTGAAGGATGTTTTAAGTTCCTGGAAAAAATGCAATTTGTTCAGAATATCAATGAAGCAGCTGAAATATAG
- a CDS encoding nuclear transport factor 2 family protein: protein MKTISLLITILLSHLATAQYFTKEKAEIENVIQQFKESIVKKDSAAFYGLFHEGPVVMIGIIKNRSPQKRLEADPGNTKNYFSDTYKNFFRYVMEKGRKEEKFRNITITNDDVTGSVTFKYVFLEENILQNWGTEYWQLIKAEGKWKIVSITYSYENAKFFPKPFRY from the coding sequence ATGAAAACAATTAGTTTATTGATCACCATTCTATTGTCGCATCTGGCGACGGCTCAATATTTTACAAAAGAAAAAGCGGAAATTGAAAATGTGATCCAACAATTTAAGGAAAGTATTGTTAAAAAGGATTCAGCGGCTTTTTACGGGCTGTTTCACGAAGGTCCGGTGGTAATGATCGGTATTATTAAAAACAGATCGCCACAAAAACGCCTGGAAGCAGACCCGGGAAATACCAAAAATTATTTCAGCGATACATATAAAAACTTTTTCAGATACGTTATGGAAAAAGGAAGAAAAGAAGAAAAATTCCGGAACATTACGATTACGAATGATGACGTTACCGGCAGTGTCACCTTTAAATATGTATTCCTGGAAGAAAACATCTTACAAAATTGGGGAACCGAATACTGGCAGCTCATTAAAGCCGAAGGAAAATGGAAAATCGTGAGCATTACCTATTCCTACGAGAATGCCAAATTTTTCCCTAAACCTTTTCGATATTAA
- a CDS encoding sensor histidine kinase, with protein sequence MMNTALKLKLRKETGYQILFWIALLMFGIARNYGEHDYPDFSEVFYYDFCHWIFQIIGAHFIYFVLVRKYFDSGRYFLFTVCCLVSLYILGIVNRIFIIYLAEPFFADYPRESLAEIFTDVKYLLFYYLLPIVSGTFIFTAIMFILRYKNEKHSRLRLQKEKAELELKVLKSQLNPHFLFNTLNNIYSLALSDSKATAPSIGRLSDILDYVLGKGQYKIVTVAEEMQIVKDYIELEKLRYDDRLKVTVSENIQFPASVPPLVYLSLVENAFKHGAEKTGGKVEILISLVTDTGSAVFLVENTFLGNSAENERKGIGLQNVKQQLELYYADRYLLEVDKDKDRFLVKIKTPLLYD encoded by the coding sequence ATGATGAATACAGCCCTGAAACTAAAGCTCAGAAAAGAAACCGGATACCAGATCCTCTTCTGGATCGCTTTACTGATGTTCGGGATTGCCAGAAATTATGGCGAGCACGATTATCCCGATTTCAGCGAAGTATTCTATTATGATTTCTGCCACTGGATTTTCCAGATCATCGGGGCCCATTTTATCTATTTTGTGCTCGTCAGGAAATACTTTGATTCCGGAAGGTATTTTCTATTTACGGTCTGCTGTTTAGTCAGCCTGTATATTCTCGGGATCGTAAACCGGATATTTATTATCTATCTGGCAGAGCCCTTTTTCGCAGATTATCCCAGGGAAAGCCTCGCTGAGATTTTTACCGACGTCAAGTATCTGCTGTTCTATTATCTTCTTCCGATTGTATCCGGAACCTTCATTTTCACCGCCATCATGTTTATTCTGCGGTATAAGAATGAGAAGCACAGCCGGCTCCGGCTTCAGAAAGAAAAAGCTGAACTCGAACTAAAAGTCCTGAAATCCCAGCTTAATCCGCATTTTTTATTCAATACATTAAACAATATTTACTCCCTGGCTCTTTCCGATTCAAAAGCGACGGCTCCATCCATCGGCCGCCTGTCCGACATCCTGGATTATGTATTGGGAAAAGGACAATACAAAATAGTGACTGTTGCCGAAGAAATGCAGATCGTCAAAGATTATATTGAGCTTGAAAAACTCCGGTATGACGACCGTCTGAAGGTAACCGTATCGGAAAATATACAATTTCCGGCCTCCGTTCCGCCGTTGGTCTATCTTTCCCTGGTAGAGAATGCTTTTAAGCACGGCGCAGAAAAAACCGGCGGAAAGGTAGAGATTCTTATTTCCCTGGTTACCGATACCGGTTCTGCCGTATTTCTTGTTGAAAACACTTTTTTAGGCAACAGCGCGGAAAATGAAAGGAAAGGAATAGGATTGCAGAACGTCAAGCAACAGCTTGAATTATATTACGCCGACCGTTATTTGCTGGAGGTTGACAAGGACAAAGACCGGTTTTTGGTAAAAATTAAAACCCCTTTGCTTTATGATTAA
- a CDS encoding acyltransferase — MQNTIKFNGLDHLRALAIVLVFIYHYRMFPHPAWIDTVGWIGWTGVDLFFVISGFLISSQLFQETGKHGTIRLNIFFTKRFFRIIPPYIFTLALYFCLPVFREREALPAFWKFVSFTQNFGLNVIDKGTFSHAWSLCIEEQFYLILPFLLLFLGKFRSIRFVIPGAVFLIIASLALRYYAWHEYAVPNSSSPDFWKVWYMKIYYPTYTRFDGLAVGVLIGCLHQYFPRLRSFIHAKGNMLLIIGLLSVALSLFFCRDQYSEDASVFGFTLIAISYGLVLMGAISGSSFLGRKSYFLTSYLAVLSYSIYLSHKGIIHLVQLFTDQSIFPASGSSMFIICFLACLGGGLFYRYVIEKPSALFKNKILDNQQYKIARKKFKR, encoded by the coding sequence ATGCAAAACACCATCAAATTTAATGGGCTCGATCATCTCCGGGCACTTGCCATTGTATTGGTATTCATTTATCATTACAGGATGTTTCCTCATCCTGCCTGGATCGATACGGTAGGCTGGATCGGCTGGACGGGAGTCGATCTCTTTTTCGTCATCAGCGGATTTCTAATTTCCAGTCAGCTTTTCCAGGAAACCGGGAAACATGGGACGATCAGGCTGAATATCTTTTTTACCAAACGGTTTTTCCGGATTATCCCGCCGTATATTTTTACACTGGCTTTATATTTCTGCCTTCCAGTATTCAGGGAACGGGAAGCGCTTCCTGCTTTTTGGAAATTTGTTTCCTTCACGCAGAATTTCGGGCTTAATGTTATTGATAAAGGAACTTTTTCCCATGCCTGGTCTTTATGCATTGAAGAACAGTTTTACCTGATCCTTCCCTTTCTCCTCCTTTTTCTGGGGAAATTCCGATCGATCCGTTTTGTGATTCCCGGAGCTGTTTTTCTGATTATTGCCTCACTTGCTTTACGCTATTACGCCTGGCATGAATACGCCGTTCCGAACAGCAGCAGCCCGGATTTCTGGAAGGTTTGGTATATGAAAATTTATTATCCGACATATACCCGGTTCGACGGGCTTGCGGTAGGGGTACTGATCGGTTGTTTGCACCAGTATTTCCCGAGGTTAAGGTCTTTTATTCATGCAAAGGGAAATATGCTCCTGATCATCGGACTGCTTTCGGTTGCACTTTCTTTATTTTTCTGCCGGGATCAGTATTCTGAAGACGCTTCGGTTTTCGGGTTTACCCTGATCGCCATCAGCTATGGGCTCGTACTGATGGGAGCCATTTCCGGTTCATCTTTTTTAGGCAGGAAAAGTTATTTTTTAACTTCATATTTAGCCGTTCTCTCTTACTCGATTTACCTTTCCCACAAAGGAATCATTCATCTTGTACAACTTTTTACAGATCAAAGTATATTCCCGGCGTCAGGCAGTTCCATGTTTATCATCTGCTTTCTGGCCTGTTTAGGCGGCGGCCTTTTTTACCGATATGTGATTGAAAAACCTTCGGCGCTTTTTAAAAATAAAATTTTAGACAATCAACAGTATAAAATTGCCCGGAAGAAATTTAAAAGGTAA